From the genome of Argentina anserina chromosome 4, drPotAnse1.1, whole genome shotgun sequence, one region includes:
- the LOC126792663 gene encoding uncharacterized protein At4g15545 encodes MQNFDLPEEVLQVLPPDPFDQLDVARKITSIALATRVSSLESDADALHSQLADKDTLIADLRAQLASLSDAADKLALAEQQKEELVKEKNYLSNTVRKLNRDVSKLEVFRKTLMRSLQEEDDTGGAPGVVAKPTEQSDDGLTSQSQTGPAEYDATLPPSRTSSVQSQFSDAASTYIDDRDTNVAMPAPRAPRISPGLLLASQTSTPRLTPPGSPPVYSASTSPTRTSKPVSPKRHSMSFATSRGMFDDRSSAPSSHHGSMSGSEYGRTRVDGKEFFRQVRSRLSYEQFGAFLANVKELNAHKQTKEETLHKADEIFGPDNKDLYAIFEGLISRNVH; translated from the exons atgcAGAACTTCGACCTTCCCGAGGAAGTGCTCCAAGTTCTGCCGCCCGATCCTTTCGACCAGCTCGACGTGGCCCGCAAGATCACCTCCATTGCCCTCGCGACACGTGTCTCCTCCTTGGAATCCGACGCCGACGCCCTCCACTCCCAGCTCGCCGACAAGGACACCCTCATCGCCGACCTCCGCGCCCAGCTCGCCTCCCTCTCAGACGCCGCCGACAAGCTCGCCCTCGCCGAGCAGCAGAAG GAGGAGCTGGTGAAGGAGAAGAACTACCTGTCCAATACTGTGAGGAAGCTCAACAGAGATGTCTCCAAG CTGGAGGTGTTCAGGAAGACGCTTATGCGTTCGCTGCAGGAGGAGGACGACACCGGAGGAGCTCCGGGAGTGGTGGCGAAGCCGACGGAGCAATCTGACGACGGCTTAACTTCTCAGTCCCAGACTGGACCTGCAG AATATGATGCTACATTGCCACCTTCGAGGACATCTTCAGTCCAGAGCCAATTCTCCGATGCAGCAAGCACATATATCGATGATCGCGACACAAATG TTGCAATGCCGGCCCCAAGAGCTCCTCGCATATCACCTGGCCTACTGTTAGCATCCCAAACTAGCACACCGCGGCTTACTCCCCCTGGTTCTCCTCCTGTCTATTCGGCATCCACATCCCCGACGAGGACTTCAAAGCCGGTTTCCCCAAAGCGGCATTCCATGTCATTTGCTACCTCAAGAGGCATGTTTGATGATAGATCTTCAGCGCCCTCAAGCCATCATGGCTCCATGTCTGGCTCTGAATATG GAAGGACTCGAGTGGATGGAAAAGAATTTTTCCGCCAAGTCAG GAGTCGTTTGTCTTATGAGCAGTTTGGTGCATTTTTGGCAAATGTTAAGGAACTAAATGCCCACAAGCAAACAAAAGAG GAGACTCTGCATAAAGCCGATGAGATATTTGGCCCAGACAATAAGGATCTGTATGCTATATTTGAAGGATTGATCAGTCGTAATGTCCATTGA
- the LOC126792662 gene encoding receptor-like cytosolic serine/threonine-protein kinase RBK2 isoform X2, whose protein sequence is MVIASVPALQFITSGFAAFVSKHNASRDVSKENQEGQAATPAPAVPYSPAPSPSTRRTRAGFSETFSTHDLGSLNLEETVIDDCSPRPVPVNDFPRRLESGASTPKASTADSDGRASGASDSEGKLNTVNSPFRGFFKMLRIGPQTFPQMKNPAKPKLTRRKSKRIREDFIPTLNSPSLRPTLDAELYCFKSSWKNYSLSELQDATNNFDIENLIGEGGYAEVYKGILEDGQIVAIKRLIRGPREMLNWGIRYKVALGTAKGLVYLHEGCQRRIIHKDIKASNILLAEDFEPQISDFGLAKWLPDQWTHHIVSKFEGTFGYLPPEFFMHGIVDEKTDVYAYGVLILELITGRQALDSSHKSLVMWAKPLLMRNNVKELADPSLADGYNMEQMKCLASIASMCLQQSSVNRPQMRQIVQVLEGDQESLDLVKKRQKSKKLQRTYSEELLDADEYNSTKYLTDTDKRLDFDLGRSTEV, encoded by the exons ATGGTAATCGCCTCCGTGCCTGCTCTTCAGTTCATCACTTCCGGGTTTGCGGCATTTGTCTCTAAGCA CAATGCTTCGCGTGATGTCTCCAAAGAAAATCAAGAAGGGCAGGCTGCTACCCCTGCACCAGCTGTTCCATATTCACCGGCTCCTAGTCCTAGtacaagaagaacaagagcCGGATTCTCTGAAACCTTTTCAACTCATG ATTTGGGATCATTGAATTTGGAAGAGACAGTCATAGATGACTGTTCTCCTAGACCAGTTCCAGTAAATGACTTCCCAAGACGCTTAGAATCTGGAGCATCAACTCCCAAGGCAAGCACTGCAGACTCGGATGGAAGAGCCAGTGGTGCTTCAGACTCGGAAGGAAAACTCAACACCGTCAACAGCCCCTTTCGTGGTTTCTTCAAAATGTTGAGAATAGGACCCCAAACCTTCCCTCAGATGAAGAATCCAGCAAAACCAAAACTCACAAGACGGAAAAGTAAACGAATAAGAGAAGACTTCATTCCAACACTAAACAGTCCCAGTCTGAGGCCTACTTTGGATGCTGAACTGTACTGCTTTAAATCTTCCTGGAAGAACTACTCACTCTCTGAGCTCCAAGATGCAACCAACAACTTTGACATTG AGAACTTGATTGGGGAGGGGGGCTATGCTGAAGTATACAAGGGAATCTTGGAGGATGGGCAGATTGTTGCAATTAAACGTCTGATTAGAG GTCCCAGAGAGATGCTAAATTGGGGTATCAGATATAAAGTAGCTTTAGGGACTGCTAAGGGCCTTGTGTATCTTCATGAGGGGTGCCAGAGAAGAATCATACACAAAGACATTAAGGCTTCTAATATATTGCTTGCAGAGGATTTTGAGCCTCAG ATCTCTGATTTTGGACTTGCAAAGTGGCTTCCAGATCAATGGACTCACCACATTGTATCAAAATTTGAAGGCACATTTGG CTACCTTCCCCCTGAGTTCTTCATGCATGGCATAGTAGATGAAAAAACTGATGTCTACGCTTATGGAGTACTAATATTAGAGCTCATCACTGGCCGGCAAGCTTTGGATAGCTCACATAAAAGCCTTGTCATGTGG GCCAAACCTTTACTCATGAGAAATAATGTGAAAGAGCTAGCTGATCCGAGCCTTGCTGACGGCTACAACATGGAACAAATGAAATGTCTTGCCTCGATAGCTTCAATGTGTCTACAGCAGTCCTCAGTAAATCGACCACAAATGAGGCAG ATTGTCCAGGTTTTAGAAGGTGATCAAGAGAGTTTGGATCTTGTAAAGAAACGACAGAAGTCTAAAAAGCTTCAGAGAACATATTCTGAGGAGCTCTTAGATGCAGATGAGTACAACTCCACCAAGTATTTAACTGATACGGATAAGCGTCTCGACTTTGATTTAGGCCGCAGTACTGAGGTGTGA
- the LOC126792662 gene encoding receptor-like cytosolic serine/threonine-protein kinase RBK2 isoform X1: MVIASVPALQFITSGFAAFVSKHNASRDVSKENQEGQAATPAPAVPYSPAPSPSTRRTRAGFSETFSTHDLGSLNLEETVIDDCSPRPVPVNDFPRRLESGASTPKASTADSDGRASGASDSEGKLNTVNSPFRGFFKMLRIGPQTFPQMKNPAKPKLTRRKSKRIREDFIPTLNSPSLRPTLDAELYCFKSSWKNYSLSELQDATNNFDIENLIGEGGYAEVYKGILEDGQIVAIKRLIRGNPEEMTADFLSELGVIVHVDHPNIAKVIGYGVEGGMHLVLDLSPHGSLASILYGPREMLNWGIRYKVALGTAKGLVYLHEGCQRRIIHKDIKASNILLAEDFEPQISDFGLAKWLPDQWTHHIVSKFEGTFGYLPPEFFMHGIVDEKTDVYAYGVLILELITGRQALDSSHKSLVMWAKPLLMRNNVKELADPSLADGYNMEQMKCLASIASMCLQQSSVNRPQMRQIVQVLEGDQESLDLVKKRQKSKKLQRTYSEELLDADEYNSTKYLTDTDKRLDFDLGRSTEV, encoded by the exons ATGGTAATCGCCTCCGTGCCTGCTCTTCAGTTCATCACTTCCGGGTTTGCGGCATTTGTCTCTAAGCA CAATGCTTCGCGTGATGTCTCCAAAGAAAATCAAGAAGGGCAGGCTGCTACCCCTGCACCAGCTGTTCCATATTCACCGGCTCCTAGTCCTAGtacaagaagaacaagagcCGGATTCTCTGAAACCTTTTCAACTCATG ATTTGGGATCATTGAATTTGGAAGAGACAGTCATAGATGACTGTTCTCCTAGACCAGTTCCAGTAAATGACTTCCCAAGACGCTTAGAATCTGGAGCATCAACTCCCAAGGCAAGCACTGCAGACTCGGATGGAAGAGCCAGTGGTGCTTCAGACTCGGAAGGAAAACTCAACACCGTCAACAGCCCCTTTCGTGGTTTCTTCAAAATGTTGAGAATAGGACCCCAAACCTTCCCTCAGATGAAGAATCCAGCAAAACCAAAACTCACAAGACGGAAAAGTAAACGAATAAGAGAAGACTTCATTCCAACACTAAACAGTCCCAGTCTGAGGCCTACTTTGGATGCTGAACTGTACTGCTTTAAATCTTCCTGGAAGAACTACTCACTCTCTGAGCTCCAAGATGCAACCAACAACTTTGACATTG AGAACTTGATTGGGGAGGGGGGCTATGCTGAAGTATACAAGGGAATCTTGGAGGATGGGCAGATTGTTGCAATTAAACGTCTGATTAGAGGTAATCCTGAAGAAATGACAGCAGACTTCTTATCTGAGCTTGGTGTTATAGTTCATGTTGACCACCCCAACATAGCAAAAGTAATTGGATATGGGGTTGAAGGAGGGATGCatcttgttcttgatttgTCTCCCCATGGAAGCCTAGCATCTATACTTTATG GTCCCAGAGAGATGCTAAATTGGGGTATCAGATATAAAGTAGCTTTAGGGACTGCTAAGGGCCTTGTGTATCTTCATGAGGGGTGCCAGAGAAGAATCATACACAAAGACATTAAGGCTTCTAATATATTGCTTGCAGAGGATTTTGAGCCTCAG ATCTCTGATTTTGGACTTGCAAAGTGGCTTCCAGATCAATGGACTCACCACATTGTATCAAAATTTGAAGGCACATTTGG CTACCTTCCCCCTGAGTTCTTCATGCATGGCATAGTAGATGAAAAAACTGATGTCTACGCTTATGGAGTACTAATATTAGAGCTCATCACTGGCCGGCAAGCTTTGGATAGCTCACATAAAAGCCTTGTCATGTGG GCCAAACCTTTACTCATGAGAAATAATGTGAAAGAGCTAGCTGATCCGAGCCTTGCTGACGGCTACAACATGGAACAAATGAAATGTCTTGCCTCGATAGCTTCAATGTGTCTACAGCAGTCCTCAGTAAATCGACCACAAATGAGGCAG ATTGTCCAGGTTTTAGAAGGTGATCAAGAGAGTTTGGATCTTGTAAAGAAACGACAGAAGTCTAAAAAGCTTCAGAGAACATATTCTGAGGAGCTCTTAGATGCAGATGAGTACAACTCCACCAAGTATTTAACTGATACGGATAAGCGTCTCGACTTTGATTTAGGCCGCAGTACTGAGGTGTGA
- the LOC126792664 gene encoding probable prolyl 4-hydroxylase 4 yields MKTHLCFLFFLLSLTTTTSATFTVNPSKVKQISWNPRAFVYQGLLSELECDHLISIAKSELKRSAVADNLSGQSKLSEVRTSSGMFIPKAKDHIIAGIEEKLATWTFLPKENGEDIQVLRYEPGQKYEPHYDYFADKVNIARGGHRVATVLMYLTDVAKGGETVFPLAEEVHHRKAAEPDASLSDCAKKGIAVKPRRGDALLFFSLHPNAIPDTNSLHAGCPVIEGEKWSATKWIHVDSFDKILDTGGNCTDLNESCERWAALGECTKNREYMVGSADLPGYCRRSCKVC; encoded by the exons ATGAAGACTCACCTCtgcttcctcttcttccttctctcactcaccaccaccacctctgcCACCTTCACAGTCAACCCCTCCAAAGTCAAGCAGATCTCATGGAACCCCAG AGCTTTCGTGTACCAAGGTCTACTCTCCGAGCTCGAATGTGACCACTTGATCTCCATT GCGAAATCGGAGCTGAAGAGATCGGCCGTCGCCGATAATTTGTCCGGTCAGAGCAAGCTCAGCGAGGTTCGCACCAGCTCCGGCATGTTCATCCCCAAGGCCAAG GATCATATTATTGCCGGTATAGAGGAGAAGCTGGCAACATGGACCTTTCTCCCTAAAG AGAATGGAGAAGACATACAAGTACTGAGATATGAGCCTGGGCAGAAATATGAACCACACTATGATTACTTTGCTGACAAGGTCAACATTGCACGAGGTGGACATCGTGTAGCAACTGTACTCATGTATCTTACTGATGTGGCCAAAGGTGGTGAAACAGTGTTTCCTCTAGCAGAG GAAGTTCATCACCGTAAGGCTGCAGAACCAGATGCAAGTCTCTCCGACTGTGCAAAGAAAGGAATTGCAG TGAAACCACGAAGAGGAGATGCCCTTCTATTCTTCAGTCTCCACCCAAACGCTATTCCAGACACAAATAGTCTCCATGCAGGGTGCCCAGTGATTGAGGGAGAGAAATGGTCAGCGACTAAATGGATTCATGTTGACTCATTTGACAAGATCTTGGATACTGGTGGAAACTGCACAGATCTAAATGAGAGTTGTGAGAGATGGGCTGCCCTTGGGGAATGCACCAAGAACCGAGAGTATATGGTTGGGTCTGCTGACCTTCCTGGCTACTGTAGGAGGAGTTGTAAGGTGTGTTAA